One Luteitalea sp. genomic window carries:
- a CDS encoding PQQ-binding-like beta-propeller repeat protein translates to MAIDARLIAIDAKTGRERWNTLLAETEEGYSVTLAPLAVDDKILVGVGTNEWGKNCWLSAHDPATGKELWRFNTIPQPGEPGNESWGGDSWKHGGAPLWVTGAYDPELNVTYWGTGNPNPGWNTEPRPGDNLYTNSVVAVDVATGKLKWHYQFTPGDPFDHDSVQVPVLVDAEWEGEPRKLMLWANRNGFFYVLDRATGEFLMAKAFVTQNWNIGFDEKGRPIRAPGSQSSPEGTLIEPGTQGGTNWYSPSYSPRTGLIYVPTWDNYSSVSYSAPAKYVPGEKYAGRGGPPPGSRREVRVRAAVRKEEEGYGAIRALDPRTGEKKWEFKMPNYTEGGVLTTAADVLFGGGMDGTFVALDVRSGVVLWRTNLGGTVGRSGPMTYAVGGRQYVAVPGGNALYAFALPESARQ, encoded by the coding sequence GTGGCGATCGATGCGCGCCTGATTGCCATCGACGCAAAGACAGGGCGCGAGCGGTGGAACACGCTGCTCGCGGAGACGGAAGAAGGCTATTCGGTGACGCTTGCGCCGTTGGCCGTGGATGACAAGATCCTGGTCGGTGTCGGGACCAACGAGTGGGGGAAGAACTGCTGGTTGAGCGCGCACGATCCGGCGACGGGGAAGGAGCTCTGGCGCTTCAACACGATTCCCCAGCCAGGCGAGCCGGGCAACGAGAGCTGGGGTGGCGACTCCTGGAAGCATGGCGGTGCGCCGCTGTGGGTGACTGGCGCCTACGATCCCGAATTGAACGTGACGTACTGGGGAACGGGGAATCCCAACCCGGGATGGAACACCGAGCCGCGGCCCGGAGACAACCTCTATACGAACTCGGTCGTTGCCGTGGATGTCGCGACCGGCAAGCTGAAATGGCACTATCAGTTCACACCTGGCGATCCTTTCGATCACGACTCGGTGCAGGTGCCGGTGCTGGTCGACGCGGAATGGGAAGGCGAGCCGCGGAAGCTGATGCTGTGGGCCAATCGCAACGGCTTCTTCTACGTGCTGGATCGCGCCACCGGCGAGTTTCTGATGGCCAAGGCGTTCGTCACACAGAACTGGAACATCGGCTTCGACGAAAAGGGTCGCCCCATCCGCGCCCCCGGGTCACAATCGAGCCCGGAAGGCACGTTGATCGAACCTGGCACGCAAGGCGGCACGAACTGGTACTCGCCGTCGTACAGCCCGCGCACCGGTTTGATCTATGTGCCCACGTGGGACAATTACAGCTCCGTGTCGTACTCAGCGCCCGCGAAGTACGTGCCAGGGGAGAAGTATGCCGGCAGGGGCGGGCCGCCTCCCGGCTCGCGGCGAGAGGTGCGCGTGCGTGCGGCCGTCCGGAAGGAAGAAGAGGGATACGGCGCCATTCGAGCGTTGGATCCACGCACCGGCGAGAAGAAGTGGGAATTCAAGATGCCCAACTATACTGAGGGCGGCGTTCTCACGACGGCCGCCGACGTGCTCTTTGGGGGCGGAATGGACGGCACCTTCGTCGCCCTCGACGTGCGCAGTGGTGTCGTTTTGTGGAGGACGAATCTTGGCGGCACGGTGGGGAGGAGCGGTCCGATGACGTACGCCGTGGGTGGCCGCCAGTACGTCGCGGTGCCTGGCGGCAACGCGCTGTACGCCTTCGCGCTGCCCGAGTCGGCGCGTCAATGA